The Dioscorea cayenensis subsp. rotundata cultivar TDr96_F1 chromosome 19, TDr96_F1_v2_PseudoChromosome.rev07_lg8_w22 25.fasta, whole genome shotgun sequence genome includes a window with the following:
- the LOC120283399 gene encoding auxin response factor 6-like: MRLSSSSPSHQGQEGEQKSLNSELWHACAGPLVSLPAVGSRVVYFPQGHSEQVAASTNKEIDSHIPNYPSLPPQLICQLHNVTMHADVETDEVYAQMTLQPLSPQEQKDPFLPAELGTPSKQPTNYFCKTLTASDTSTHGGFSVPRRAAEKVFPPLDFSQQPPAQELIARDLHGNDWKFRHIFRGQPKRHLLTTGWSVFVSAKRLVAGDSVLFIWNENNQLLLGIRRANRPQTVMPSSVLSSDSMHIGLLAAAAHAAATNSRFTIFYNPRASPSEFVIPLAKYAKAVYHTRVSVGMRFRMLFETEESSVRRYMGTITGISDLDPVRWPNSHWRSVKVGWDESTAGERQPRVSLWEIEPLTTFPMYPSPFPLRLKRPWPSGLPSLHGMRDEDIAMNPSLMWLRDGGDRGFQSLNFQGIGASPWMQPRLDTSFLGLQPDMYQAMAAAALQDMRTIDPSKQANPAILQFQQPQNMTSSSVLPSQVLQQIQPQSQQTLLQIIQGSQVQNQAQPQFLQHQLQHCNSFTNQQHQPTSPLPQKQHQQVQHQHQQIQQQQHAQQQQQHTQQQKHVGDAQQNPNVLSSISQLIAASQPQPPTLQAISPFTQHQNFPDSNCNPVPASGVSPLHSIFQSLSSEESSNLLNLPRTNPLVASGIWPSKRVAVESTIPSGAQLEQLGNLQSNVPQNSVALPSFPGRECSVEQEGSIDPQSHLLFGVNIDSSLLMQNGMPGLRSVGNESESSVMPYAAANFLSPTDSDFPLNQTLTGSNCFDESTLLQNSDNNGGQVNPQNGTFVKVYKSGSFGRSLDITRFSSYAELRSELARLFGLEGQLEDPLRSGWQLVFVDRENDVLLLGDDPWQEFVNNVWCIKILSPQEVQQMGKQGVDLLNSVPLKRLSSNSCDDYRQDSRSLNTGITSVGTLDY, from the exons ATGAGGCTTTCATCATCGAGCCCTTCCCATCAAGGCCAGGAAG GCGAGCAGAAGTCTTTGAATTCAGAGCTATGGCACGCATGTGCTGGACCACTTGTGTCATTGCCTGCTGTTGGCAGTCGGGTGGTATATTTCCCACAGGGCCATAGTGAACAG GTAGCTGCATCAACCAACAAAGAAATAGATTCTCATATCCCTAATTACCCAAGCCTGCCTCCTCAGCTGATCTGTCAGCTCCATAATGTAACTATGCAT GCAGATGTTGAGACAGATGAAGTTTATGCTCAGATGACATTGCAACCACTTAGCCCG CAAGAGCAGAAGGATCCCTTTCTACCAGCCGAGTTGGGTACTCCCAGCAAGCAGCCTACCAATTACTTTTGCAAGACGCTTACTGCTAGTGATACCAGTACACATGGTGGATTCTCTGTTCCCCGTCGAGCTGCAGAGAAAGTCTTCCCTCCATTG GATTTTTCTCAGCAACCTCCTGCACAAGAGTTAATTGCAAGGGACCTCCATGGTAATGATTGGAAATTTCGCCACATATTTCGTG GTCAGCCAAAGAGACATCTCCTTACAACTGGATGGAGTGTGTTTGTCAGTGCAAAGAGACTTGTTGCAGGGGACTCCGTCCTTTTTATCTG gaatgaaaataatcaattgCTTTTGGGTATCCGACGAGCTAACCGGCCGCAGACAGTTATGCCTTCATCGGTACTATCCAGTGATAGTATGCACATAGGTCTCTTAGCTGCAGCAGCTCATGCAGCTGCTACGAATAGCCGATTTACCATATTTTATAATCCAAG GGCAAGCCCATCTGAATTCGTCATACCATTGGCTAAATATGCAAAAGCGGTTTACCACACCCGTGTATCTGTAGGTATGCGCTTCCGGATGCTTTTTGAGACAGAAGAGTCTAGTGTTCGAAG ATACATGGGCACGATTACTGGGATAAGTGATCTTGATCCTGTCCGCTGGCCAAATTCACATTGGCGTTCAGTTAAA GTTGGTTGGGATGAGTCAACTGCAGGTGAGAGGCAACCACGGGTGTCCCTATGGGAGATTGAGCCTCTGACCACATTCCCAATGTATCCATCTCCTTTTCCTCTTAGACTTAAGCGGCCCTGGCCATCCGGTCTGCCATCTCTGCATG GTATGAGAGATGAAGATATTGCCATGAATCCTTCTCTTATGTGGCTTCGAGATGGTGGAGACCGTGGGTTTCAATCTTTGAATTTTCAGGGAATTGGAGCATCTCCTTGGATGCAACCGCGGTTAGACACTTCGTTTCTTGGGTTGCAACCTGACATGTACCAAGCAATGGCTGCAGCTGCACTACAAGATATGAGGACTATTGACCCATCAAAGCAGGCAAATCCTGCAATTCTGCAATTTCAGCAACCGCAAAACATGACCTCCAGCTCTGTACTTCCTAGTCAGGTTTTACAACAAATTCAGCCTCAGTCGCAACAGACTCTACTACAAATCATACAAGGAAGTCAGGTTCAGAACCAGGCTCAGCCTCAATTCCTTCAACATCAGTTGCAGCATTGCAACTCATTCACCAATCAGCAGCACCAGCCAACATCCCCACTGCCTCAAAAGCAGCATCAGCAAGTGCAACATCAGCATCAGCAAATACAGCAGCAGCAACATGcacagcagcaacagcagcataCACAGCAACAGAAGCATGTGGGTGATGCTCAGCAAAATCCCAATGTATTATCCAGCATCTCGCAGCTTATTGCTGCTTCACAACCTCAGCCACCCACCTTACAAGCAATTTCCCCATTCACCCAGCACCAAAATTTTCCAGATTCCAATTGCAACCCTGTGCCAGCAAGTGGTGTCTCTCCTCTGCACAGTATTTTCCAGTCCTTATCTTCAGAAGAAAGTTCAAACCTACTCAATTTGCCACGAACTAACCCACTGGTTGCTTCTGGCATCTGGCCATCCAAGAGGGTTGCTGTTGAGTCCACAATCCCTTCTGGAGCTCAGCTGGAGCAATTGGGGAATCTGCAGTCAAATGTTCCACAGAACTCTGTCGCACTGCCATCATTTCCAGGGAGAGAATGCTCGGTAGAACAAGAAGGTAGCATAGATCCCCAAAGCCATCTATTGTTTGGTGTCAATATAGACTCTTCCCTCCTAATGCAGAATGGAATGCCAGGCCTCAGGAGTGTGGGCAATGAGAGCGAGTCCTCGGTCATGCCATATGCTGCTGCTAACTTCTTGAGCCCCACCGACAGTGATTTCCCATTGAATCAGACACTGACAGGTTCCAATTGCTTCGATGAATCAACACTTCTGCAGAATTCAGACAACAATGGTGGCCAAGTAAATCCACAAAATGGTACCTTTGTCAAG GTCTATAAGTCAGGGTCCTTTGGAAGGTCTTTGGATATCACCAGATTCAGTAGCTATGCCGAGCTGCGTAGCGAGCTTGCACGATTGTTTGGCCTTGAAGGCCAGTTGGAGGACCCTCTGAGATCAGGCTGGCAGCTTGTATTTGTCGACCGGGAGAACGATGTTCTTCTCCTGGGCGATGACCCCTGGCA GGAGTTTGTGAACAATGTATGGTGCATAAAAATACTTTCACCTCAAGAAGTGCAGCAGATGGGCAAACAAGGTGTTGATCTCCTAAACTCTGTTCCACTTAAAAGGCTCTCAAGCAATAGCTGTGACGACTACCGCCAGGATTCTAGGAGTTTGAACACTGGTATCACCTCCGTGGGGACTCTTGACTACTGA
- the LOC120283772 gene encoding LOW QUALITY PROTEIN: DNA damage-binding protein 1a-like (The sequence of the model RefSeq protein was modified relative to this genomic sequence to represent the inferred CDS: deleted 1 base in 1 codon) produces the protein MSVWNYVVTAHKPTNVTHSCVGNFTAPQELNLIIAKCTRIEIHLLTTQGLQPMLDVPIYGRIATLELFRPHGEAQDFLFIATERYKFCVLHWDGESSELVTRAMGDVSDRIGRPTDNGQIGIIDPDCRLIGLHLYDGLFKVIPFDNKGQLKEAFNIRLEELQVLDIKFLYGCSKPTIVVLYQDNKDARHVKTYEVALKDKDFVEGPWLQNNLDNGAGLLIPVPMPLGGVIIIGEDTIVYCSSSVFKAVPTKPSITRAYGRVDSDGSRYLLSDNSGMLYLLVITHEKERVTGLKIEELGETSVASTLSYLDNGVVYVGSSYGDSQIIKLNTQPDAKGSYVEVCERYVNLGPIVDFCVVDLERQGQGQVVTCSGAYKDGSLRIVRNGIGINEQASVELQGIKGLWSLRCSTSDVYDTFLVVSFINETRVLAMNMEDELEETEIEGFYAQAQTLFCQNAINDQLVQVTSGSVRLVSSTSRELLDEWHAPSTFSVNVATANASQVLLATGGGHLVYLEIGVGKLVEVKHLQLEYEISCLDINPIGENSSYSTLAAVGMWTDISVRMFSLPGLDLITKECLGGEIIPRSVLLCSFEGISYLLCALGDGHLFNFQLNVKTGELTDRKKVSLGTQPITLRTFSSKDTTHVFAASDRPTVIYSSNKKLLYSNVNLKEVSHMCPFNSAAFPDSLAIAKEGELSIGTIDDIQKLHIRTIPLGEHARRICHQEQSRTFAICSMKNNCLSNPEESEMHFVRLLDDQTFDFLATYALDTYEYGCSILSCSFADDNNVYYCVGTAYVLPEENEPTKGRILVFIVEDGKLQLIAEKETKGAVYSLNDFNGKLLAAINQKIQLYKWVLRDDGSRELQSECGHHGHILALYVQTRGDFIVVGDLMKSISLLLYKHEEGAIEERARDYNANWMSAVEILDDDIYLGAENNFNLFTVRKNSDGATDEERGRLEVVGEYHLGEFVNRFRHGSLVMRLPDSESGQIPTVIFGTVNGVIGVVASLPHDQYLFLERLQANLVKVIKGVGGLSHEQWRSFNNEKKTVDARNFLDGDLIESFLDLNRNRMEEISKAMGVSVEELCKRVEELTRLH, from the exons ATGAGCGTGTGGAACTACGTAGTGACGGCGCACAAGCCGACCAACGTTACCCATTCGTGCGTCGGCAACTTCACTGCTCCACAAGAACTTAATCTCATCATCGC TAAGTGCACTCGAATCGAAATTCATTTGCTCACAACTCAAGGCTTGCAG CCTATGCTGGATGTCCCGATATATGGAAGAATTGCGACTCTAGAACTTTTCCGACCACAT GGTGAAGCAcaagattttctttttattgctaCTGAAAGATACAAATTCTGTGTTCTGCATTGGGATGGAGAATCATCAGAGCTTGTCACAAG AGCAATGGGAGATGTCTCCGATCGCATAGGCCGTCCAACCGATAATGGACAG ATTGGCATAATTGATCCTGACTGTAGATTAATCGGTCTCCACCTTTATGATGGCTTATTCAAG GTTATACCTTTTGATAATAAAGGACAATTGAAGGAAGCGTTCAACATCAG GCTTGAAGAACTTCAAGTTTTGGATATCAAATTTCTATATGGTTGTTCAAAACCCACAATAGTAGTCCTTTACCAG GATAACAAAGATGCACGCCATGTAAAGACATATGAGGTAGCTCTTAAAGATAAAGATTTTGTTGAAGGTCCTTGGTTGCAAAATAATCTTGACAATGGAGCTGGCCTTCTAATTCCGGTTCCCATGCCTCTGGGTGGTGTTATAATTATTGGGGAGGATACCATTGTTTATTGCAGCTCTTCGGTGTTCAAAGCTGTACCAACCAAACCT TCAATTACAAGAGCCTATGGGAGGGTTGATTCTGATGGTTCGCGATACTTGCTTAGTGATAATTCTGGAATGCTGTATCTTCTTGTGATAACCCACGAAAAAGAAAG AGTCACTGGTCTTAAAATTGAGGAGTTAGGGGAGACCTCTGTGGCATCAACATTATCTTATCTTGATAATGGGGTTGTATATGTCGGCTCAAGCTATGGAGATTCCCAG ATCATAAAGCTGAATACACAACCTGATGCGAAAGGTTCATATGTTGAAGTTTGTGAAAGATACGTCAATCTTGGGCCGATAGTAGACTTTTGTGTTGTTGACCTCGAGAGGCAAGGCCAAGGACAGGTTGTTACTTGCTCAGGAGCGTATAAAGATGGTTCCCTTCGCATAGTCAGAAATGGCATAGGGATTAATGAGCAG GCATCTGTAGAACTCCAAGGCATCAAAGGTTTGTGGTCTTTACGGTGTTCTACTAGTGATGTATATGACACTTTCTTGGTAGTAAGCTTCATCAATGAGACAAGGGTGTTGGCAATGAACATGGAGGATGAACTCGAGGAGACTGAGATTGAAGGCTTTTATGCGCAAGCTCAAACTTTATTCTGCCAGAATGCCATAAATGATCAACTTGTACAG GTTACTTCTGGTTCTGTTCGATTGGTCAGTTCCACATCTCGAGAGTTGCTGGATGAATGGCATGCACCGTCAACGTTTTCAGTCAATGTTGCCACCGCTAATGCTAGCCAG GTCTTATTGGCAACTGGTGGCGGGCATCTTGTCTATCTAGAAATTGGTGTTGGGAAGTTGGTTGAGGTTAAACATTTGCAATTGGAATATGAAATATCTTGTCTTGACATAAACCCTATTGGAGAAAATTCCAGTTATAGCACCTTGGCTGCAGTTGGAATGTGGACCGATATTAGTGTGAGGATGTTTTCACTTCCAGGTTTGGATCTGATCACGAAGGAATGCTTGGGTGGAGAAATCATTCCCCGTTCTGTTCTTCTGTGTTCGTTTGAAGGG ATATCTTATTTGCTCTGTGCCCTTGGAGATGGACATCTATTCAACTTTCAATTGAATGTGAAAACGGGTGAATTAACTGACAGAAAGAAAGTATCGCTCGGGACCCAACCAATTACTCTACGGACCTTTTCTTCAAAGGATACCACCCATGTATTTGCTGCTTCAGATAGGCCAACTGTCATCTACAGCAGCAACAAGAAGTTGCTTTACAGCAATGTAAATCTGAAAGAAGTCAGTCATATGTGTCCTTTCAACTCAGCCGCTTTCCCAGACAG CCTTGCTATTGCTAAAGAAGGTGAACTTTCAATTGGCACCATTGATGAtattcaaaaacttcacatacGCACAATTCCATTGGGGGAACATGCCCGCCGTATTTGCCATCAAGAGCAATCGCGAACGTTTGCCATCTGTAGTATGAAGAACAACTGCCTGAGTAATCCTGAGGAATCTGAAATGCATTTTGTTCGGTTATTGGATGATCAAACCTTTGATTTCCTAGCAACATATGCACTTGACACATATGAATATGGATGCTCCATCCTAAGCTGCTCATTTGCAGATGACAACAATGTCTATTATTGTGTTGGTACTGCTTATGTGTTGCCTGAAGAGAATGAGCCCACCAAG GGCCGcattcttgttttcattgtagAAGATGGGAAACTTCAACTGATTGCagag aaggaaacaaaagggGCGGTGTATTCACTTAATGACTTCAATGGGAAATTGCTTGCTGCTATCAATCAGAAGATTCAGTTATACAAGTGGGTGCTGCGGGATGATGGTTCTCGTGAACTACAATCAGAATGTGGTCATCATGGGCATATACTTGCCTTGTATGTTCAGACTCGTggtgattttattgtggttgGAGATCTGATGAAATCTATATCCTTGTTGCTGTATAAG CATGAAGAGGGTGCTATCGAGGAGCGTGCTAGAGATTacaatgcaaattggatgagcGCTGTGGAGATTCTTGATGATGACATTTATCTTGGTGCTGAGAACAACTTCAATCTCTTCACCGTCCGGAAGAACAGTGATGGGGCTACTGATGAGGAGCGGGGCCGGCTTGAGGTTGTGGGGGAGTACCACCTCGGTGAATTTGTCAACCGGTTCCGACATGGTTCCCTTGTGATGCGACTTCCAGACTCTGAATCTGGCCAAATACCCACCGTTATCTTTGGCACGGTCAATGGTGTGATCGGGGTTGTTGCTTCTCTTCCCCATGATCAGTACCTTTTCCTGGAGAGGCTCCAGGCCAACCTAGTTAAAGTTATAAAGGGTGTTGGTGGCCTCAGCCATGAACAATGGCGATCATTTAACAATGAAAAGAAGACAGTTGATGCCAGGAATTTCTTGGACGGAGACTTGATAGAGTCTTTCCTCGATCTCAACCGCAATCGGATGGAAGAGATCTCCAAGGCCATGGGTGTCTCAGTGGAAGAACTGTGCAAGAGAGTAGAGGAATTAACAAGATTGCACTGA